Proteins from a single region of Deltaproteobacteria bacterium:
- the thiS gene encoding sulfur carrier protein ThiS: protein MITLNDDQIPWREGMTVADLLNGLDDPHPYAVIRVNGTYVTRPRFDTYRIPDNADIYLIPMVAGG, encoded by the coding sequence ATGATAACCCTGAACGATGACCAGATTCCCTGGCGGGAAGGCATGACCGTTGCCGACCTCTTGAACGGCCTCGACGATCCCCACCCCTATGCCGTGATAAGGGTCAACGGCACATACGTGACCAGGCCTCGTTTCGACACATACCGGATCCCCGACAACGCCGACATCTACCTGATACCCATGGTGGCAGGCGGTTGA